CTACacaacctgtgtgtgtctgtgtgtgtgtgtgtgtgtgtgtgtgtgtgtgtgtgtgtgtgtgtgtgtgtgtgtctgtgtgtgtgtgtgtctgtgtgtgtctgtgtgtgtgtgtgtgtgtgtgtgtgtctgtgtgtgtgtgtgtgtgtgtgtgtgtgtgtgtgtgtgtgtgtcgtgtgtgtgtgtgtgtctgtgtgtgtgtgtgtgtgtctgtgtgtgtgtgtgtgtgtatgtatctgtgtgtgtcgtgtgatgtccagtgtgtgtgtctctgtgtgtgtccagtgtctgtctgtgtgtgtgtgtgtgtgtgtctgtgtgtgtctcagtgtgtgtgtgtgtctgtgtgtgtgtgtgtgctgtgtgtctagtgtctagtgtgtgtgtgtctgtgtgtgtgtgtgtgtagtgtgtgtgtgtcatgtgtgtgtagtgtgtgtgtaatgtcccaaatgtgtgtgtgctgtgtgtgtgtgtgtgtgtgtgtgtctgtgtgtgtgtgtagcgtgtgtgtgtctgtgtgtcatgtgtgtctgtgtgtatgtgtgtgtgtctgtgtgtctgtgcgtgtgtgtctgtgtgtgtgtgtgtgtgtctgtgtctgtgtgtgtgtctgtgtgtctgtgtgtgtgtctgtgtgtgtgtgtgtgtgtctgtgtgtctgtgtgtgtgtctgtgtgtgtgtgtgtgtgtgtgtgtgtctgtgtgtgtgtgtgtgtgtgtgtgtgtgtgtgtgtgtgtgtgtgtgtctgtgtgtgtctgtgtgtgtgtgtgtgtgtgtgtgtgtgtgtgtgtgtgtgtgtttcaaatcTCCAGTGTCCGACTGTGGTGAATGCAGCACGAGATGACGTCAGAGCGTCAAGAGGCTGATTTGTTAGGAAAAGTGAGCGGCGTGAAGCGAGGGAGCCAGGAGTCGGGAGGAAAGAGGTCAAACGGTTAACTATCTGTCAAGAAATGACGTTATAATGAAAGCACAGTGCTAGCATAGATGCTGATTTTGAGATGATAACAACGGTAGAGATCTAACGGTAGAGATCTAAAGGTAGAGATCTAAAGGTAGAGATCTAACGGTAGAGATCTAACGGTAGAGATCTAAAGGTAGAGATCTAAAGGTAGAGATCTAAAGGATCTAAAGGTAGAGATCTAAAGGTAGAGATCTAAAGGTAGAGATCTAAAGGTAGAGATCTAAAGGATCTAAAGGTAGAGATCTAAAGGTAGAGATCTAAAGGTAGAGATCTAACGGTAGAGATCTAACGGTAGAGATCTAAAGGTAGAGATCTAAAGGTAGAGATCTAAAGGATCTAAAGGTAGAGATCTAAAGGTAGAGATCTAACGGTAGAGATCTAACGGTAGAGATCTAAAGGTAGAGATCTAAAGGTAGAGATCTAACGGTAGAGATCTAACGGTAGAGATCTAAAGGTAGAGATCTAACGGTAGAGATCTAAAGGTAGAGATCTAAAGGTAGAGATCTAACGGTAGAGATCTAACGGTACAGATCTAAAGGTAGAGATCTAAGGTAGAGATCTAACGGTAGAGATCTAAAGGTAGAGATCTAAAGGTAGAGATCTAACGGTAGAGATCTAACGTAGAGATCTAACGTAGAGATCTAACGGTAGAGATCTAAAGGTAGAGATCTAACGGTAGAGATCTAACGGTAGAGATCTAAAGGTAGAGATCTAAAGGTAGAGATCTAAAGGTAGAGATCTAACGGTAGAGATCTAACGATGCAGATCTAACGGTAGAGATCTAAAGGTAGAGATCTAACGGTAGAGATCTAACGGTAGAGATCTAACGGTAGAGATCTAACGGTAGAGATCTAACGATGCAGATCTAAAGGTAGAGATCTAAAGGTAGAGATCTAAAGGATCTAAAGGTAGAGATCTAAAGGATCTAAAGGTAGAGATCTAAAGGTAGAGATCTAAAGGTAGAGATCTAAAGGATCTAAAGGTAGAGATCTAACGGTAGAGATCTAACGGTAGAGATCTAAAGGTAGAGATCTAACGGTAGAGATCTAAAGGTAGAGATCTAAAGGTAGAGATCTAAAGGTAGAGATCTAAAGGTAGAGATCTAACGATGCAGATCTAAAGGTAGAGATCTAAAGGTAGAGATCTAACGGTAGAGATCTAACGGTAGAGATCTAACGGTAGAGATCTAACGGTAGAGATCTAACGGTAGAGATCTAACGGTAGAGATCCATTTgtccgacacgactgaagcgtggtgtcgcgacgtcatacatccatggttgatgctccacgcccctgaccggcagctgattggacgaaggcGTGTCGTGGGTTCGGCTTCTCGAGAATTTCAACAGAGTGTcacggcgtctcgttcagaatccgGTCTCATGTTGGACGAAGATAGTtcacgaaacgtgtttctggaaacgtgaagagagaaagaggccgagcagctgctgaatctgtcttcatgtcagaccaacaaaggtcagattaacAGATTAATGTCCACTTCTACTGGACAGTCGCGTCAcgttcaacggattcatttgcatgaagacgggcatcggccagcttctTCACGCGCAGCATTGTTTCAGATGCAGCGGCGCCTTCCCAGGATGCTTtgcgtgcacgttgaagtcgcttgacgtcacccagaGGAACAGAGGGGAGCGCGGCGCCACACGGTCAAACGGATCTGTACCGTAAGTAACAAATGACAAAGACGGACATTTTGCTATAATATTTAAGAGacttcaaataaatataaaaattcaTGTTTGCTTAAATATGAATAATTAGGGAAAGTTGTCGTGTGAAAGTGTGATGAGATGGGAGATGAGTTTTCATATTTTGTGTAGAATGTATTTTAGATCTATTGCTcagattaaatataaaataacctAAAAATACTCTCCCAGGCTaaaatgttagtgtgtgttaacaGTCTGATGGTTATAACTAATCAATGACAGTTCCTAATCTTGTTCAAATGCTGCCTGCTACGCTGCCTCGCTCACACATCTGCCGCTCATCGCCTGGGTCTCACCTTAATGCCTTTCCTGTGATGACGCCCCTTACTTCTATCGTACTTCTGTCTCCTGTTAGTGAGATCTCATGGTATGGTCACTTATTGCTAATATGAGCTGTTTCACATGGAACCTCAATGCAGGACATTGCTGCATGAGAttaagtgtgtctgtatgagtTTGTAAATGGCAGCCTCTGCCCTTTTGTAGTGTGTACAGACTATTTCTCATCAAACTGTGATAACTGGGATTAAATTCAGTATATATACGTCTGCCATATGTTGCCACCCCTCAAAAATTCCTGCCCCCCTCTCGCCACCCCATAAATATTTTTCTAGATATATATTTCTAGATATTTTACGCCCCTGCCTGTACTCCAATACTTGTACTACTACTATCAAGTTTCCAAACGCCGGCACACACACTAGTGTTTTATGATAATCTGTAAAcgctagacacacacacacacacacacacacacacacacagacagacacagacacagacacacagagacaacacacacacacagacacacacacacacacacacagacacacacacacacacacacacacacacacacacacacagacacagacacacacacagacacacagagacaacacacacacagagacagacacacacacacacagagacacacacacacacagacacacacacacacacacacacagacacacacagacacacacacacacacacacacacacagacacacacacacacagacacacagagacaacacacacacgagacacacacacacacacacacatgacacacacacacacacacacacagacacacacacacacacacacacgacacacacacacacacagcacacacacacacacacacacacagagacacacacacacacagacacacacacacagagacacacacacacacacacacacacacacacacacacacacacacacacacagagacacacacacacacacacacacacacacacacgcacacacacacacacacagagacacatacacacacacacacagatacacacacacacacacacacacacacacacacagacagacagacacacacacacacacacacacacagaagtgacGTGATGGCTGACTCAGCCTGAGGCAGAAGCTCtgttgtgcgtgtgtttctttgtatatttgtattctcAAAAAAGAAGGGAATAACTTGTAGTACTTGTGCTAATGATACTGCAGTACCGGTACCTTGTTTCCAGCTGAAGCGGGACTTGCCGAGGATCCAGAACTCGTGGTTGTCAAAGTGGATTTCTCCTCGCGGCGGCAGGAAGGCGTGAGCCAGCTCGCCGTTCAGACCGTCGAAACACGGGTGGAGAGGAGACGCCCAGCAGTCGGTGTGGTTAAAGGTGTAGAAACCTAatgcacccaaacacacacacacacacacagagacacacacacacacacacacacagagagacacacacccacacacacacacacacacacacacacacacagagacagacacacacacacacacacacacacacacacacacacacacacacacacacacacacacacacacacacacacacacacacacacacacacacacacacacacacacacacacacacacacacacacacacacacacacacacacacacacacacacacacacacagagagacacacacccacacacacacaaacacacagagagacacacatccacacacacacacacacacacacgtcatgtcTATCTCTACCTACGGATGGTGATGTCATGTCTATCTCTACCTACTGATGGTGATGTCATGTCTATCTCTACCTACCGATGGTGATGTCATGTCTATCTCTACCTACCGATGGTGATGTCAGTGGTGGCGTTGCTGTCGGTAACCTCGGTAAAGCTGAGCGGAGACACGTCGCTCCACTTGGTGAAGGCAATGCTGATGGCTTTCCTGGTATCCTCAACATTCAGAGTGTTAGGGAACTGTATGatcctgagagacagacagacaggttagagagagagacagacagacagagagacagacaggcaggttagagagatagacaggcaggttagagagacagacagacagagagagagagagagacagagagacagacagagaaagagagagagagagagagagacagagagacagacagagagagagacagacagagaaagagagagagagagagagagacagacagacagagagttgtgttacctgtgtgttatACCTGTGTGTTATACCTGTGTGTTAtacctgtgtgttacctgtatgTTATACCTGTGTGTTGCCTGTATGTCATACCTGTGTTATACCTGTATGTTACCTGTGTTAtacctgtgtgttacctgtatgttatacctgtgtgttacctgtatgTTATACCTGTGTGTTAtacctgtgtgttacctgtatgttatacctgtgtgttacctgtatgttatacctgtgtgttacctgtatgTTATACCTGTGTGTTATACCTGTGTGTTAtacctgtgtgttacctgtatgTTATACCTGTGTGTTATACCTGTGTGTTAtacctgtgtgttacctgtatgttatacctgtgtgttacctgtatgTTATACttgtgtgttacctgtatgTTATACCTGTGTGTTGCCTGTATGTCATACCTGTGTTATACCTGTatgttacctgtgtgttacctgtgttatacctgtgtgttacctgtatgTTATACCTGTATGTTACCTGTGTTATACCTGTGTGTTATACCTGTATGTTACCTGTGTTATACCTGTGTGTTACACCTGTATGTTATACCTGTGTTAtacctgtgtgttacctgtatgTTATACCTGTATGTTATACCTGTGTGTTATACCTGTATGTTACCTGTGTTAtacctgtgtgttacctgtgtgttacctgtatgTTATACCTGTATGTTATACCTGTGTTAtacctgtgtgttacctgtgtgttacctgtatgTTATACCTGTGTGTTATACCTGTATGTTACCTGTGTTAtacctgtgtgttacctgtgtgttacctgtatgTTATACCTGTATGTTATACCTGTGTGTTATACCTGTATGTTATACCTGTGTGTTATACCTGTATGTTACCTGTGTTAtacctgtgtgttacctgtatgTTATACCTGTATGTTATACCTGTGTGTTATACCTGTATGTTATACCTGTATGTTATATCTGTGTGTTATACCTGTATGTTATACCTGTATGTTAtatctgtgtgttacctgtatgttacctgtgtgttacctgtgtgttacctgtatgTTATACCTGTGTGTTACACCTGTATGTTATACCTGTATGTTATACCTGTGTGTTATACCTGTATGTTACCTGTATGTTATATCTGTatgttacctgtgtgttacctgtatgTTATACCTGTATGTTATATCTGTGTGTTATACCTGTATGTTACCTGTGTTAtacctgtgtgttacctgtgtgttacctgtatgTGATGTTGTGGTGAGTCCACTTGTGTCCCACGGGGTTGATGGCGTAACGTCTGATTCTGGTTCCTCTGAACGTctctgtctgaaaaacacaacaaccacagcttCAGATCTTTGTGAAGCTAGAAGGACATTTTGAGGGAcaccagagacggtttagaacggAGACGCCCCgactcagagtagtttcctgtcTCTGTGCCTCTTCAGGAGACTAGCGGGACGTCCTGAGTCTTTGATTCCAACaggaacacagattatgagcgacTCTTTCGCCCCGTAGTGACCAAAGTAAATACTGGACTTGCTCTTCAACAAGCctcatatctccagaacattctgacactaacatGTTATCTTTCAGACAGACACATCAGGAGGAAATTAACTCTCTGAGACGTGTTCCTGTCTCAGgaccgaacacacacacacacacagagaaacatacacacacacacacacacagaaacacacacacacacacacacacacacacacacacagacacacacacacacacacacacacacacacacacacacacacacacacacacacacacacacacacacacagacacacacacagacacacacacacacacacacacacacacagacacacacacagacagacacacacacagacacacacacacagacacacatacacacacacacacccctccctcCCACTGACAGGCCTGTTCTCCATGGCAACGGTGCTAGGGATGATGGGTAATGTAGTTGATTGTGAGCGGATGTGTTGGAGACGTGGCAGCGGGCTGATTCAGGACAGATGTGAGAGATCTGTCACACACATGTGAACCTGAACCACAActctcacttcctgtctccacACTTCCTGTTCTAGTTAACAAAATAAAGGTCAAAGATAAGAACACACCAACTGAGACACACTGAACACTGAATATATATTCTGTCATACAGTTTACAaccacaaaaacatgttttcttgaTCATTTTTGATGTATATGTCAATGCTTCCTTAAACGGTTTTGCAGCATTTTCCGATGTTTGGTTTAAACTTTCTCCGCCTTatttcaacacacacagacacacactcacacacacacagacactcacacacacacagacacacactcacacacacacagacacacacacacacacacacacagacacacactcacacacacacagacacacactcacacacagacacacactgacacacacacacacacacacacacacacacacacacacacacacacacacacacacacacacacacacacacacacacacacacacacacacagacacacacacacacacacaaacacacaaacacagacacacacacacacagacacacacacacacacacacacacacacacacacacacacacacacacacacacacacacacacacacacacacacacacacacacacacacacacacacacacacacacacagacacacacacacacacacacacacagacacacacacacagacacacacacaacagacacacagaaaccgacagacacacacacaaagacaaaaacccacacacaagcatacacacaaaaaaacagaacagacatagacacagattttacagatttatatcttacagtatatgtatatatatatatatatatatgtatatatatatatatatatatatacacacactactacATAACATATCACTGTGCAGAAAGATAATCCTGATTGGTTCATCTGTCTCTGGGGGCGGGTCTTACACACATTCCAAAGTTTGATTGACACTGCTGTTCCATCTGGTTTTACCTTCtgtctcttttcctttttatatacatatatatatatgtatatatatatatatatatatatatatatatatatatatatatatatcagctattctgtatatatgtgtgtctgtatttcttgtttatttcataataaCGTCTACTATGTCTGTTTATGTATGCGACCATTGACCAAGGCTAACTCCTTAAGGTTAACGAAGGCTCTTGTGATGTGACTGTGATATTTAACACACGTTGAGCTGCAGCTCCTGTCTGAACGCTGCTGAGTTGATGATTCATATTAGTATGGTtactattaatattaataagGAGGATCAGGGACGGTTCTACAGTTTCTGCAACTTTCCCAATTAATCAAGAACCATTTAAACTGCATGAAGTATACAGGCTGCAAATACAGATTTAAATACAGCTagtacagttactactacagttactacagttagttcagttactacagttactactacagttactacttcagttagtacagttactactacagttactacagttagttcagttactacagttactactacagttactacagttagttcagttactacagttactactacagttagtacagttagttcagttactacagttactactacagttagtacagttactagtacagttactacagttagtacagttagtacagttagttcagttactacagttactactacagttagtacagttactacagttactactacagttagtacagttactactacagttactGCAGTTAGTTCAGTTACTGCAGTTGCtactacagttagtacagttGCTACTACAGTTACTGCAGTTACTACTACAGTTGGTACAGTTACTGCAGTTGCTACTACAGTTAGTACGAGTTGCTACTACAGTTACTGCAGTTAGTTCggttactacagttactactacagttagtacagttactactacagttactacagttggttcagttactacagttagttcagttactacagttactactacagttagtacagttGGTTCGGTTACTACTGCAGTTAGTACGGTTAGTACAGTTACTGCTACGGTTAGTACAGTTACTACTgcagttactacagttactactacagttagtacagttactacagttactactGCAGTTGGTACAGTTACTACTACGGTTACTGCAGTTGGTTCAGTTACTGcagttactactacagttagtACGGTTACTACTGCAGTTACTAGGctacagttagtacagttactactacagttactacagttagttcagttactacagttactactacagttactacagttagtacagttactactacagttactacagttagttcagttactacagttactactacagttagtacagttactacagttactactacagttagtacagttactactacagttactacagttactagttcagttactacagttactactacagttactacagttagtacagttactactacagttagtacagttactactacagttactacagttagttcagttactactacagttactacagttagttcagttactacagttactactacagttagtacagttagttcagttactacagttactacagttagttcagttactacagttactactacagttagtacagttagttcagttactacagttactactacagttactacagttagttcagttactacagttactactacagttagtacagttagtacagttactactacagttagtacagttactactacagttactactacagttagtacagttactactacagttactacagttactactacGGTTAGTACAGTTACTGCAGTTACTGCTACAGTTGGTGcagttactactacagttactacagttagtTCGGTTACTGCAGTTGCtactacagttagtacagttactactacagttactaGGGCTACAGTTGGTACAGTTACTACTGCAGTTACTGCAGTTAGTTCggttactacagttactactacagttgctacagttagtacagttactactacagttagtacagttactactacagttactacagttactactacagttagtacagttactactacagttactacagttactactacagttactactacagttagtacagttactactacagttactaggctacagttagtacagttactactacagttactactacagttagtacagttactagttactacaGTTGGTTCGTTACTGCAGTTACTGCTGCAGTTGGTACGGTTGGTTCAGTTACTACGGTTACTACAGTTGGTtcagttactacagttactactacagttagtacagttagtacagttactactacagttagtacagttactactacagttactacagttGGTTCGGTTACTGcagttactactacagttagtacagttggtatcagttactacagttactacagttagtTCGGTTACTACAGTTACTGctacagttagtacagttactacagttactactacagttagtacagttactactacagttactacagttagttcagttactacagttactactacagttagtacagttaGTTCAGTTAGTACggttactacagttactactacagttactacagttagttcagttagtacagttactactacagttagtacagttagttcagttactactacagttagtacagttactactacagttactaggctacagttagtacagttactactacagttactacagttagttcagttactactacagttagtacagttactactacagttactacGGTTAGTACAGTTACTACTAGTTACTACAGTTAGTTCAGTTACTACAGTTGCTAGCTGCAGTTGgtacagttactactacagttagtacagttagctacagttactacagttacagttactacagttactacagttGGTTCAGTTACTACTACGGTTGacagttactactacagttacCAGTTAGTTCAGTTACTACAGTTGTTCAGTTGCTACAGTTACTAGGCTAATACTAGTTAgtacagttactacagttactacagttactgCAGTtagttactacagttactaggctacagttagtacagttactactgcagttactacagttagttcagttactacagttagttcagttactacagttactaggctacagttagtacagttactactacagttagtacagttactactacagttactacagttagttcagttactacagttactacagttagttcagttactacagttactactacagttagtacagttactactacagttactacagttagttcagttactacagttactactacagttactacagttagttcagttactacagttactacagttagttcagttactacagttactactacagttagtacagttactacagtt
This genomic stretch from Sander vitreus isolate 19-12246 unplaced genomic scaffold, sanVit1 ctg314_0, whole genome shotgun sequence harbors:
- the LOC144513672 gene encoding matrix metalloproteinase-23-like; the encoded protein is MESPLLLLLLMVMMMMMMMMKDSEAAVIPQTETFRGTRIRRYAINPVGHKWTHHNITYRIIQFPNTLNVEDTRKAISIAFTKWSDVSPLSFTEVTDSNATTDITIGFYTFNHTDCWASPLHPCFDGLNGELAHAFLPPRGEIHFDNHEFWILGKSRFSWKQ